A window of [Ruminococcus] lactaris ATCC 29176 genomic DNA:
AAAGACCGGTCTCATTCATCTGAGTTCTTGCTGTCTCGATAGCCAGATCAATTTCTTCAACCTGCCCCTCTATCAGGTTATACTCCTCTTTCATCTTCTCATAACGGACATTTGCTTCATCCATCTCTGCTGCAGCAAGCTCGTATTTCCCGGCAACATCCCTGATACGTTCTCTCAGCCGTTCTTCCTCCAGAAGGAACATATTAATATCATAGGTCTTCAGTTCCTCTTTCTTTTTCAGATATTCCCTGGCTGTCTCGGACTGACGTTCCAAAGGTCCCAACTGCTTCTCCAGCTCCTGAAGGATATCATTTACCCTGGTCAGATTCTGCCGTTCTTCTTCCAGTTTCTTTAAAGAAAGATTCTTTCTCCGCTTATATTTAACAATTCCGGCAGCCTCATCAAAAAGTTCTCTTCTCTCCTCCGGCTTTCCGCTCAGGATCTTATCAATCTGTCCCTGACCGATAATCGAATATCCTTCCTTTCCGATACCAGTATCGTAGAACATTTCATTAATATCTTTCAGTCTGCACGCTGTACCGTTAATCAGATATTCACTTTCACCCGAACGATACAGCTTTCTTGTAACTGTAACTTCTCCGTACTCAACCGGAAGCTTATGATCTGAATTGTCCAGTGTGATCGCAACAGATGCATAACTTAACGGTTTCCTGTTCTCCGTCCCTGAAAATATAACATCCTGCATACTTCCACCACGCAGTTGCTTCACTCTCTGCTCTCCAAGTACCCAGCGGACCGCATCCGCAACATTACTCTTTCCACTTCCGTTTGGTCCGACAATCCCGGTGATCCCATTATGAAATTCAAACTTTATTTTATTCGCAAAGGACTTAAACCCCTGCACTTCAATGCTTTTTAAATACATAAAGCCCCCGCTTATTTCATACTTCTATACATGATGATCGCCTGATAAGCAGCTTTCTGCTCTGCAGCTTTTTTTGAACGGCCTTTTCCACTGCCATAAGGCTGTCCGCCAATCCTGACTCTCACTTCAAATGTCTTATTATGATCCGGTCCTTCCTCACCAACCAGCTCATATGTAATATTTCCTGCTTTATTTGCCTGTACGATCTCCTGCAAGATAGTTTTACTATCATAAAAGAGTTTCTTATCCTCCAGATCCGTCAGGATAAACCGATGGATAAACTCTTTTGCACTAGTAAAACCACCGTCAAGGTAAATCGCCCCGATCAGTGCTTCCATCGCATCTGATGTGATCGAATCTCTCATTCTTCCACCCGTTGCTTCCTCTCCTTTTCCAAGGAGAAGATAACTTCCCAGATCAATGTCTCTCGCACACATTGCCAAAGATGGTTCGCACACCATACTCGCACGTGTCTTGGTCAATTCTCCCTCGGATACTCTTGGAAGTTCCCCAAAAAGATATTCGCTGGAGATCAGTTCCAGTACTGCATCTCCCAAAAATTCAAGACGCTCATTGCATCTGTATTTTTCCAGATGCTTTTCATTCGTATAAGAACTATGCATCATAGCTCTTTCAAGAAGCTTGTGATTTTCAAAAGTGTATCCGATCTTTTTTTCCAGTTCTTTCAGTCTTTTATCCATAATTCACTTCTCTTTCTTTTATACGCTCCTGTATTGAAAATGAAAAAGCCCATTCGGGCTTTTTCATCTCACTTCCGATTATTCAACAGCCTTTTTTATCTGCTCAACTGCATCCTGCACAGTTGTGATCTTTTCTGCTTCTTCATTGTCGATCTCAATATCGAACTCTTCCTCAATTCCCATAATGATCTGAAAAATATCCAGTGAATCAGCACCTAAATCATCCACAAATGTAGTCTCCGGTGTAATGTCATCTTTCGGAACATTTAATACGTCCGCGATAATTGCCTGCAGCTTTTCAAATTCCATAATTAAAACCTCCTGAATTACTTCTCTTCTTTTTCTTCCACAACTTCCTGTTGGATTGCTTCCCTGATCTTTTCATTGATCTTCTGTTCTTTAAATGTCACACACTGAATGATCGAGTTGCATATCTCTGTTGACTTTGAACTTCCATGCGTCTTCACTACCAGTCCATTCAGTCCAAGCAGGGGTGCTCCACCATGATTACTTGTATCAAAATCCTTTAATACCTTTTTCAGTGCCGGCTTTACAAGCAATGCACCGATCTTACTCCGAAGAGAAGACATCATGCCTTCCTTCACCTTTTTCATAAGACCTCCCGCAACACCTTCATAAAGCTTCAGAATGATATTTCCCGCAAATGCCTCACAGACGATCACATCTGCCACACCATACGGAATATCTCTTGCTTCTACACTTCCGATAAAATTGATATCGCTGCATTCTTTCAACAGTGGAAATGTCTCTTTTACAAGTGCATTTCCCTTCTCTTCTTCTGCACCGATATTCACAATACCAACTGTCGGATTCTTCTTTCCCATAACGCTCTCCATATATATGGATCCCATCCTTGCAAACTGAACAAGATGGGACGGCCGGGCATCTACATTGGCTCCGCAGTCGATCAGAAGTGAAACTCCTTTCAAAGTCGGGATAAGCGGTGCAAGCGGTGGTCTCTCAACCCCTTTAATACGTCCTACAAGCACCTGACCTCCAACGAGGACTGCACCTGAACTTCCTGCAGATACAAATGCATCTGCCTCGCCCTTTTTCACCATCTTCATTGCTACTACAATAGAAGAATCTTTTTTCCCACGGATAGCTTTCACCGGCGGCTCTGCTGTCTCTATCACCTCTGTAGCATTTACAATTTCGATCTGTTCCTTTGGATAAGTATAAGCAGACAGTTCTTTTTTAAGAACCTCTTCTTTTCCGGTCAGCAGTATCTTGATATCATCTCTTCTCTGAACTGCTTCTACTGCTCCTTTTACAATCTCTCCAGGAGCATTATCTCCACCCATGGCATCAAGGGCAACTCTCGTTATCTCAGACATATTCTTTCCTCCTTGCACTACTGAAATCATTCTACTAAAAAACCTGATAAAAATCAATAAATATGTATAAAAAGGGAGTTTCCTCTTAAGCAAAAAATAGAGTGTAAACCTTTCAGGCTTACACTCTATTCTCAGTTTCAAATCATAAATTAGTCAACTGTTACGATCTCACGCTTGTTGTATGATCCGCATGCCTTGCATACACGATGAGGCATCATAAGCTCGCCACATTTGCTGCACTTTACAAGGTTCGGAGCACTCATCTTCCAGTTAGCTCTTCTCTTATCTCTTCTTGCTTTTGAAGATTTATTCTTTGGACAGATAGACATAGGTTACACCTCCTTAAAATTCTTAAATAAGTCACGGACAACTGACATTCTCGGATCAAGTCCCGGTTCTTCACAGTTGCAGGACCCCGTATTCAAATTCTGACCGCACACTTTACATAACCCTTTACAGTCTTCCCTGCACAGGACTTTAACCGGCCAGTCTGACAAAATCTCTCCATACAGGAGTTTGTCCACGTCAAGATGATATCCGTCAATAAAGTTTGATTCATCCAGCTCCTCTGTCAGTTCTGCGTCGGAGAGGCCTACGTCCACATGCTTTGCACAATCAAGTACAAACTCCCTTTTCACATCATCCAGGCATCTGTCACATGGTATCGCGACTACAATCCTGGTCTCAGCGTTCACGAGCAGTTCTTTTCCCCTTATATGCTCCACTCTAACATGAACCGGCTCTTTACTGATAATGGGGTAGGTTCCGGATTTCATCCGGATCTCTTCCATCTCCAGCCGCACAGTTTCTTCAACCGTCTTATGCTGGTCTGACAAAACGTCTGATAGGTTAATTAACATAATGTATTTCTCCTATTCATACCTAAATTATTATATCATGGAAAACTTTTTTGTCAACCTAATTTTTAAAAATCTTTTTCTGCTGCATGAAAAAGGGCAGTTATGTTCTCTCAAACTTTCCTGCCCTGTTAATAATCAGATTTTTTAATCTTTTCAGATCATAAGATGCCAGGGTCAAAAGGTCTAAGCCCATATGAGCTTGCTCATAGGTGGGTGAAAGACCTTAGGGCCCGCCCCGATATGAGCATAAAAGTGGGATGATAATCCCACGATATGCGAATATTGGGTAGGATTGTGGGAGTGCGTAGCACGGAGCAATCCGTAGGCATCAAAGTCGGGGGCTTTTGACCCCGACATCATCATAATTTTATATCTTGTTATTATGAAGTTTATTTTACAAGTGCAAGTGTCTCACGTGCAATAGCAAGCTCTTCATTTGTAGGAATTACAAAGACTCTTACCTTGCATCCAGGCTTTGTGATCTCACCCTGCTCGCCTCTGAACTTCTCATTCGCATCAGGATCAAGTTCAACACCAAGATATCCCAGATAGCTGCATACCTGCTCTCGTACATAGCTTACATTCTCACCGATTCCTGCTGTAAATACAATATCATCCACACCATTCATCGCTGCTGCATAAGCTCCGATATATTTTGCTACTCGATAAGCAAATACTTCCAGTGCGATCTTTGCTTTCTTGTCTCCTTCAGCCATTGCTCCTGTCAGGTCACGGAAGTCACTGGAGATTCCGCCTGAGAGTCCGAATACACCGGATTTCTTATTCAGTACATTCATGATGCCTTCGATATCAAGATTTTCCTTCTGTGCAATAAACTCCATGATCGCCGGATCAATATCTCCTGAACGGGTACCCATAACCAGTCCCTCAAGAGGTGTAAGTCCCATGGATGTATCAACGGATTTTCCATTGAGTACAGCAGATACGCTTGCACCATTTCCAAGGTGGCATACGATGGTCTTTACTTCATCATATGCTTTTTCCATCACCTCAGCCGCCTTTTTAGAAACATAGCTGTGGCTTGTACCATGGAAACCATAACGTCTTACTTTATATTTTTCATAATATTCATATGGAAGACCATACATATAAGCTTTTTCAGGCATTGTCTGATGGAATGCTGTATCAAATACTGCAACCATAGGAGTTCCCGGCATCAGCTTTTCGCATGCTTCAACTCCGATCAGGTTTGCAGGATTATGAAGTGGTGCAAGATCATTACACTCTTCTACAGCCTTTTTCACTTCCTCCGTAATCACAACAGAAGACGCAAACTTTTCACCGCCATGGACAATGCGGTGTCCTACTGCCCCGATCTCGCTTAAGCTCTTGACAACACCAGTCTTTTCATTCGTCAGTGCATCAATGACAAACTGGATTGCTTCTGTATGGGTCGGCATGGCCTTTTCAGAAATTTCTTTTTCTCCGCCAGCCGGCTGATAAGTCAGACGTCCGTCAATTCCGATTCTTTCACAAAGTCCTTTTGCGAGTACCTCTTCTGATTCAGCGTTGATCAACTGGAATTTCAGAGATGAGCTTCCGCAGTTAATAACTAAAATATTCATTTTCTTTTATTTCCTCCCGAAACAAATCTTACCATTCTTACTTATTCAGCCTGTGCCTGTACTGCTGTGATTGCAACAACACCTACAATATCTTCCGCACTGCATCCACGGGAAAGGTCATTGACCGGTGCTGCAATTCCCTGAGTCAGAGGACCGTAAGCTTCTGCTTTTCCAAGTCTCTGAACCAGCTTATATCCGATATTACCTGCATCGAGGTCAGGGAATACAAGTACATTTGCATGTCCTGCAACTTTGCTTCCCGGTGCTTTGGATGCTCCGACTTCCGGAACGATCGCTGCATCAAGCTGAAGTTCTCCGTCAAGTGCAAGCTCCGGTGCAAGTCCCTGAGCAATTTTTGTAGCTTCTACTACCTTATCAACATCTGCATGCTTTGCACTTCCTTTTGTAGAATGAGAAAGCATAGCAACAACCGGCTCTTTTCCTACAAGAAGCGTGAAAGAATCTGCTGAAGAAATTGCAATATTTGCAAGCTTTTCCGGATCTGGATTCTGCTCCAGACCTGCATCTGCAAATACAAATGTTCCGTCTGCACCCATATCGCAATCCGGAACTACCATCAGGAAGAATGCGGATACCAGCTTTGTACCCGGTTTCGTCTTCAGGATCTGAAGGCACGGACGAAGTGTATCTGCTGTAGAATGGCATGCTCCTGATACCATACCGTCAGCATCCCCCATCTTCACCATCATTACCCCATAATAAAGGTAATTATTCAGAAGCAGCTCTTTTGCCTGCTCCGGTGTCATACCTTTCTTCTGTCTCAGTTCAACCAGTTTTGCAATATAACCTTCTGTTCTTGCATCTGTAGCAGGATCTACGATCGCAGCACCGGAGATATCATATGTACCTTTATTTTTCTCAATCTCCTCTTTGCTTCCAACAAGCACCAGATCAGCAATTCCTTCTTTTAATACTGCCTCTGCTGCCTTATAAGTTCTTTCGTCCTCTGTCTCAGGGAGAACGATTGTCTTTTTGCAAGCTTTCGCTCTTGCCTTGATTTCATCAATAAATCCCATGACTTTTGTGCCACCTTTCTTTTAATTTCACTGCAATTTATTATAATACAAAGGTTTTTTGTATACAAGTGGGTTTCATGTGCATTTTCAAATACAATCTTTCTTTTTTCAGATCTTTTTTTATAGCTTTGTTACATATTTATCAATGTCAGACAAATTGTTCTTCAAAAAGAACAATCTCTGTCTCTTTCACACATTTTCATAGATGAAAAAATGCTGTCACAATATTAAAATAAACCAGAATTGTACACGTATCCAGTATGGTCGTGATCAACGGTGCCGCCATAATTGCCGGATCAAGCCCTAACTTTTTAGCCAACAGAGGAAGGACACATCCGATACATTTTGCCATCGATACAACAGCGATCATCGTCAGTCCAAGTGCACCTGCGAGCATCACATTCTGATCATACATAATATAGATGCGAAGTCCATTTACAACCGCAAGCATCAGACCTACAACCACAGCTACCCGGATTTCTTTGAAAAGCACCCGGAAAATATCTTTAAACTCAATCTCTCCCACTGCAAGTCCACGGATCACCAATGTCGAACTCTGAGAGCCACAGTTTCCTCCTGTTCCCATCAGCATCGGAATAAATGTGATCAATACCGGCATTACTGCCATGGCATCCTCATAATGCCCGAGTATCTCTCCTGTTACCGTTGCTGACAGCATCAGGAGCATCAACCATAAAGAACGGTTCTTTGCATGCTGAAATACTGAAGTTCCAAAATAAGAATCTTCATTCGGACTGACACCCGCCATAATACTGATGTCCTCTGTTGTCTCATCCTGCAAAACAAGCATGGCATCATCAACTGTAACAATTCCCACCATGCAGTCTTCATGATCCAGGATCGGAATTGCAACAAGTCCGTATTTGTTGATCTGATTGGCCACCTGTTCCTGATCATCCAGCGTTCTTGCATAAATAACATTCTCATCCATGATCTCCTCGATCAGCCTGGACTCCCCCGCTGTCAGCAGATCTTTCACATCCACCACTCCGATCAGCTTTCTCTTTTCTGTCACATAACACGTATAAATCGTCTCACGGTTGATCCCCACCTGCCGGATTTTAAGGATCGCATCTGCAACCGTCATCTCTTTCCGCAGGCTGATGTATTCTATATTCATAATACTGCCTGCACTGTCTTCCGGATATTGTAACAGAGTATTGATCTGCTTTCTTGTCTCCTCATCCGTTGCCATCAGCAGACGATCCACAACATTGGCCGGCATTTCCTCCAGTACATCTACTGTATCATCCACATACATCTCATCCATGATCTCTTTTAACTCAGAATCCGTCAATGCTTCAAGCAGTTCTTCCCTCATATCACTGTTCATATCAGTAAAAACTTCCGCTGCTTCTTCCTTTGAAAGGAGACGGAATACCAGCATTCTCTGCTTCTTATCCAGTTCTTCCATGGCATCGACAAGATCCACAGGATGCAGATTTTCCAATTCCTCTTTCAGTTCTTTAAAATTACGTTCTTCTAAAAATTTTATAATCTGATCTGCAGTCAGTTTCTGTTCCTGCTCCATGTCTCTGCACCTTCTTCACTTAAATTTTGACCCTGCTATCTTTTTATAGTATAATAGGTACAAAAATGATATACAAGTATTAACTGATAGATATAGTATTGCAATAGGAGATTTCTATGAAAATTGTTGGTCTGATCACAGAATACAACCCATTCCATAACGGTCATTTATACCATATCCGCGAATCGCTCCGCATTACCGGTGCCGATGCTGCTCTTGTTGTTATGAGCGGCGATTATGTTCAGCGTGGTACTCCCGCCATCATGCCGAAACGTCTCCGTACTGAAATGGCTCTTTATTGTGGAGCTGGAGCTGTTCTTGAACTTCCCGTCTGCTATGCTACCGGAAGTGCTGAATTTTTTGCTCTCGGAGCAATTTCTCTTTTAGACAGTCTCGGGATCGTCGATTCTGTCTGCTTTGGAAGTGAATGCAGTGATCTTCCTCTGCTGCAGAAGATTGCCGGCCTTTTAGTCGATGAGCCTGAACAATACCGTGAAATTCTCCGGCATGAATTAAAGCTTGGCAAATCATTTCCTGCAGCACGACAGACAGCAGTCGTTTTCTGCACCGGCGATCCTCGATGTGCCGACATTTTAAAAGATCCGAATAACATCCTCG
This region includes:
- the pta gene encoding phosphate acetyltransferase, yielding MGFIDEIKARAKACKKTIVLPETEDERTYKAAEAVLKEGIADLVLVGSKEEIEKNKGTYDISGAAIVDPATDARTEGYIAKLVELRQKKGMTPEQAKELLLNNYLYYGVMMVKMGDADGMVSGACHSTADTLRPCLQILKTKPGTKLVSAFFLMVVPDCDMGADGTFVFADAGLEQNPDPEKLANIAISSADSFTLLVGKEPVVAMLSHSTKGSAKHADVDKVVEATKIAQGLAPELALDGELQLDAAIVPEVGASKAPGSKVAGHANVLVFPDLDAGNIGYKLVQRLGKAEAYGPLTQGIAAPVNDLSRGCSAEDIVGVVAITAVQAQAE
- the mgtE gene encoding magnesium transporter encodes the protein MEQEQKLTADQIIKFLEERNFKELKEELENLHPVDLVDAMEELDKKQRMLVFRLLSKEEAAEVFTDMNSDMREELLEALTDSELKEIMDEMYVDDTVDVLEEMPANVVDRLLMATDEETRKQINTLLQYPEDSAGSIMNIEYISLRKEMTVADAILKIRQVGINRETIYTCYVTEKRKLIGVVDVKDLLTAGESRLIEEIMDENVIYARTLDDQEQVANQINKYGLVAIPILDHEDCMVGIVTVDDAMLVLQDETTEDISIMAGVSPNEDSYFGTSVFQHAKNRSLWLMLLMLSATVTGEILGHYEDAMAVMPVLITFIPMLMGTGGNCGSQSSTLVIRGLAVGEIEFKDIFRVLFKEIRVAVVVGLMLAVVNGLRIYIMYDQNVMLAGALGLTMIAVVSMAKCIGCVLPLLAKKLGLDPAIMAAPLITTILDTCTILVYFNIVTAFFHL
- the plsX gene encoding phosphate acyltransferase PlsX, which codes for MSEITRVALDAMGGDNAPGEIVKGAVEAVQRRDDIKILLTGKEEVLKKELSAYTYPKEQIEIVNATEVIETAEPPVKAIRGKKDSSIVVAMKMVKKGEADAFVSAGSSGAVLVGGQVLVGRIKGVERPPLAPLIPTLKGVSLLIDCGANVDARPSHLVQFARMGSIYMESVMGKKNPTVGIVNIGAEEEKGNALVKETFPLLKECSDINFIGSVEARDIPYGVADVIVCEAFAGNIILKLYEGVAGGLMKKVKEGMMSSLRSKIGALLVKPALKKVLKDFDTSNHGGAPLLGLNGLVVKTHGSSKSTEICNSIIQCVTFKEQKINEKIREAIQQEVVEEKEEK
- the acpP gene encoding acyl carrier protein; the protein is MEFEKLQAIIADVLNVPKDDITPETTFVDDLGADSLDIFQIIMGIEEEFDIEIDNEEAEKITTVQDAVEQIKKAVE
- a CDS encoding YceD family protein, whose translation is MLINLSDVLSDQHKTVEETVRLEMEEIRMKSGTYPIISKEPVHVRVEHIRGKELLVNAETRIVVAIPCDRCLDDVKREFVLDCAKHVDVGLSDAELTEELDESNFIDGYHLDVDKLLYGEILSDWPVKVLCREDCKGLCKVCGQNLNTGSCNCEEPGLDPRMSVVRDLFKNFKEV
- the rpmF gene encoding 50S ribosomal protein L32, which translates into the protein MSICPKNKSSKARRDKRRANWKMSAPNLVKCSKCGELMMPHRVCKACGSYNKREIVTVD
- a CDS encoding acetate kinase; its protein translation is MNILVINCGSSSLKFQLINAESEEVLAKGLCERIGIDGRLTYQPAGGEKEISEKAMPTHTEAIQFVIDALTNEKTGVVKSLSEIGAVGHRIVHGGEKFASSVVITEEVKKAVEECNDLAPLHNPANLIGVEACEKLMPGTPMVAVFDTAFHQTMPEKAYMYGLPYEYYEKYKVRRYGFHGTSHSYVSKKAAEVMEKAYDEVKTIVCHLGNGASVSAVLNGKSVDTSMGLTPLEGLVMGTRSGDIDPAIMEFIAQKENLDIEGIMNVLNKKSGVFGLSGGISSDFRDLTGAMAEGDKKAKIALEVFAYRVAKYIGAYAAAMNGVDDIVFTAGIGENVSYVREQVCSYLGYLGVELDPDANEKFRGEQGEITKPGCKVRVFVIPTNEELAIARETLALVK
- the rnc gene encoding ribonuclease III gives rise to the protein MDKRLKELEKKIGYTFENHKLLERAMMHSSYTNEKHLEKYRCNERLEFLGDAVLELISSEYLFGELPRVSEGELTKTRASMVCEPSLAMCARDIDLGSYLLLGKGEEATGGRMRDSITSDAMEALIGAIYLDGGFTSAKEFIHRFILTDLEDKKLFYDSKTILQEIVQANKAGNITYELVGEEGPDHNKTFEVRVRIGGQPYGSGKGRSKKAAEQKAAYQAIIMYRSMK